One window from the genome of Myxococcales bacterium encodes:
- a CDS encoding alpha/beta hydrolase translates to MLKWKSIRWVILGVMILAIGGFIAYKFNHRDDIFYQISEKPTAKRRTFKGRHPFKRYDNIAYLPEAAPPDKRQLLDLIVPVDGENKPSVIVLHGGGWTSGDRKVDCVQEVAEWLAVRGIIGVPLDFRLVPEVSLVDQIRDVAAGVAWLSQHIAEYGGDPQRIYLLGHSAGAHISALLASDRQYLDELGVPPEVPAGVIALAGLYDVRDISKATSLIGRPATRILYGADEDFLRRMSPLVYVHAGMPSFLFLNGKSDDLIKESQTADMARAIIAAGGSATVALIPHRNHQTIFSSIPDPGDAAGEAIRQFIK, encoded by the coding sequence GATTCTCGCGATCGGCGGTTTCATCGCCTACAAGTTCAACCACCGCGACGATATTTTTTATCAAATAAGTGAAAAGCCGACCGCCAAACGACGGACGTTCAAAGGACGCCATCCGTTCAAACGTTACGACAATATCGCCTACCTTCCCGAGGCGGCGCCACCGGACAAACGGCAACTACTCGATCTCATCGTACCGGTCGACGGGGAAAACAAGCCATCGGTCATCGTGCTGCACGGCGGCGGCTGGACCTCGGGCGACCGGAAGGTCGATTGCGTGCAGGAAGTGGCGGAATGGCTGGCGGTGCGGGGCATCATCGGCGTGCCGCTCGATTTTCGCCTGGTTCCGGAAGTATCGCTGGTCGATCAAATCCGAGATGTGGCGGCCGGCGTCGCCTGGCTGTCCCAGCACATCGCCGAGTATGGCGGCGATCCGCAGCGCATATATCTGTTGGGTCACAGCGCCGGAGCGCACATCAGCGCCCTGCTCGCGAGCGACCGCCAATATCTGGATGAGCTGGGAGTGCCGCCGGAAGTGCCCGCCGGAGTGATCGCTCTCGCGGGACTGTACGACGTGCGCGACATCAGCAAGGCGACCTCGTTGATCGGCCGGCCGGCAACGCGGATCCTTTACGGCGCGGACGAGGATTTTCTCCGCCGGATGTCGCCGCTCGTTTACGTTCACGCGGGCATGCCGTCCTTTTTGTTTCTCAACGGAAAGAGCGACGACCTGATCAAGGAGTCGCAAACCGCGGATATGGCGCGGGCGATTATTGCCGCCGGCGGCTCGGCCACCGTCGCACTGATTCCGCACCGCAATCACCAAACGATCTTCAGCAGCATTCCCGATCCGGGGGATGCCGCCGGAGAAGCCATCAGGCAATTCATCAAATGA